Within Etheostoma spectabile isolate EspeVRDwgs_2016 unplaced genomic scaffold, UIUC_Espe_1.0 scaffold512, whole genome shotgun sequence, the genomic segment atgaccggtccaagatggcggctgAATTTTTTGCGCCCAGCAGCCAATGCGGCGTCTACTCTTTACATGTCCATGTATATTGCAAgccggcctggctgtcaaactgggcagttgataacaacacacaggccaaaacacaaacagaaattcgtCACGgaacggaaatttcaaaagaagaaaatactggcattagattagcattgttgtcagaaaagatagcaTTTCAACTAAGTTTCCTAAATgacgcattggggtcatttgggaatttattacagtaaatatattacatattggacctttaaaaccAGCATTGATGTGTTTCATCACAGCACTTTCATCTTGTTTGCAGCtcaaaaagtacattttatggTGGAGTACCTCTTTAAAAGTTAGTTAGGCTAGTGAAACTGTTTTTGACATGGTTGAAATGTTCCTGTGTTGTGTAAAATCAGCCAAAGGATCATCTGGTGAAGACATGTCTGGTAGACCAACTGTCAGATGAGAATCCCAGTTCGTTCCACAGACTGCCCTGACTGAAGATGAGTGCAACAAAGCAATCTCAAACATTCTGCTGATGAGGAcacaattaagaaaaaaattaaactgaCGTTTGTGGATCGCCACAACATGATCCTCGACCCCCAATAGTCCAGCAACATACTCTCTGACTTTCCACCATTACCTAGGACCCATTACCTTTAATTGAATGTCAAATAACTGACATTGACCAACACCACCCACTCCAGGTGTATTGGCTCTGTATTGGCTCCATCACTACTAGTGCACAGCCTACCTCCTGGCTGTTGGAGTTAAAAAGAACGCAATccccttcttcttcatcattCTCAACAAGAATGCCATACCTTGCAGATAAACCTCTTCTCTTGTTGCTTTTGACAAACTATTTAAGGAACATTTTGTGTTTGGCACATCCTAAAACACCATGCTCCACAACATGTACCATACCTGCAAACTCTTAAGAAGACTGAGTCAATTGGTAACCATTTTGTTGCCTCTGGTTGCCCGTTTTGGCAACCACCTGttcaatatttctgttttgaataacaaacaaaaaaacttacaaAAGTGAAAATTTCAAAAGAAGTCAACATTTTATTTGGTGGTCTCCGTAAAGTTTAAACATGTTTGTGCGCAAACataacatttcatctgttgtgTAACCTATTTCCACACACAAGTTTTCCGTGAAAACATAGCCACAGGCAACACAATTTTCTTTTCACGTTAACGGCGCATGTTAAAATCTGGTGTTAATATGGCACCGCTGCCCGGTATCTACCGGACAGAATAGCAACGCAGATTTCGGTGCGTCATTACGGTGCCACCTAAATGTCTGCATTCCTCTCTGATGCTCCCAAACAGacgttagaggcaacagaaacattgctgcatgtcactcaaACTAGCAAGATTcaaactagcactggtcactgctgttgtctgttaCTTACAACTGGTGGATCTTGTGGTGCGTTTAAAGTTAGCTAAATATTAAGCAGTATCAGAAGTTGTTTAGTAAACAGTGGTAGACACTCCAGAAGCATCAGGCTGAAAATATGTTGCATTAGCAAATTTCCAATTTAGTTCCTCTTAAGCTTATGGAGGATATGACCAGTTGGACTTTGCTGCTTGTACTGGAATCTGTACTAGAAGTGGTGAAGTAGTGCACAAAGTCTGCAGTTTGTAAAGGTGGATGACGTACAACATTTCTTTCACACAGCTTTGGCTGAAAAGAATATCTATAAACATGCAagtttgatatttattttaagtttaaaaaaggcAGTGCTGAAAGTATTATAACAGAGTGatatattgtatttaaatataGAATACATCCATTTTGGtggaaagaaaaatattttttacatgacACATACAGAATTAAGTCAATCATTCATTATTTCTAAACAGTGGATATTTTTTTGCAATGTGGTTAAACAAAGGCCCATGTGAAAGAGTTTCAGGCTATAGGAAAGGCAGTGAATAACTTAGCGTACAGTAGaatagaatacaaaaataagTGCACCTCATCGGACGTGGTGAGgtaatattccactaatatacAACTAAAATATAAACAGAGGAGATATTCCTCATCACGGCCTACATACAGCACAGACACAACTAATCTTGCTAAATAATACAATGTGTTTTTCAGTCACACACTTTACATTTGACAGAAATCCTATTGTAAAGCTGCACCAAAAGCATATTACATTTTACGTGTAAAAATAATTACCAAACCTTACTCCTTTCAATGTTTTAGGAAGGAATCATGCATAGGCCTACTTTTCATCACATGTAACAACTTTGCAAACCATGTAGTATTTTCTGTGTTGATTGAGGACAGAAGTAGCCTACATATACTGCTGATTCTGTGAAGGCTGCACGGATGCCACAAATGGTTGTTATTCTGTAAACTGTACAGTTAAACGGGAAAATTATATTCTACAATTCTGCGCCTCCTCTCAATATTTGAAAAGCCTTATGTCCTTATttatacaatgaaaaaaaagttcttaAACAATCCTTGAATCTGGAAACAAAGCTGTAAACATGGGTTTATTTtacgtgtctgacaacattatgggtaTGGACAGagtgaacggcacttctgcattggctTTGTGGCTCTCTATCagctataaccgcactatgcaagtttgccagattgggtagcagatctgtagttccaatgagacataatgggacaattccgcttccaacctgtagagTGTTGCTTTAAAGGTCTACCTCTGAAGGGATTCTTTccttaatgttgtcagacacttcaactgcagcaatcttgcttaatactggaacaatgtcaaagattgttgttcccatcagtcacttaaacacaaaaacataggaacgTTGGGTCtagattgaaaaaaacattagttacatttaattaaaagtacaaatactcactgtaaaaatactcggTTACAGTAAAACttttgcattgaaaatgttacttaagtgaaagtatgtaagtatcataaGAGAAATTTACTTGAtttattaaaagtaaataatctttttcacattttagaaagtggaaaggatgtagtggagtagaagtagaaagtggcatgaaaagaaaagactcatgcaaagtacaagtacctcaacattttactcaagtacaatacttgagtaaatgtacttacattCCTCTAGTGGTCAGCTAACAGTTTAATCCCAATATTGTGTTGGAGGATTCAAGTAAATAATTGGTATCCATGCTGTTGCAACTTTGCGTTACATTACTTTGGCTGTGGAagaggtgtgagtgtgtgtctgagcagAAGAAAATCTAAGTGTAaattatttattgaaaatgtgGAGGTCCTTCTGCCTGCGGTATCTACATGTGTTACTAAGTTTTcattattaacatttaaatatgtaattcCTTTATGTGCACCCCTACAgtttttgtatatgtatattaatgTGTCAGATTGGGTCAGCTCTGGAATAGATTTTATAATAATTGCAGATAAGGTGTctgaaaaataaagttgcaGAAGATGATGTGACTGATATACACTATATTTTTACCGCCAACAACATGGGAACCCAGATTGTCAAAGAGAATATGACCAATGTTTCCATCCTTTTCTGTACAATAAGAATATCTATTAGCAAACTCTAGAAACTTGCTCAAGTTGTGTTGTCCATTACAGTAAACATCAAGTCTGCATAACGTTTTTGTCAATTACGTATTCATAACGACAATGTAGTAAAAAGCCAAAATGTGAACAATATGAAGAGTTGAAAAAGTGGTGGCATCAAAAAACACTGTGGTACAGCGTGGAAAAATACGTCAACAATATCTGAAACGTCTTTAGTATTTATCCAATCTAATTTTTGGTATTATGCACAAACATAAGCCAGAGAAACTTGGAAAACTTGGACTCATTACTCACGTTTCCATCAGGGCATTTTGAAGTATCGCATTACAAAATGCTGTATAGTGGTGGCAGAAGGTGCGTAGTGGAGATACACAGCGGTGAACGGTTGTCTCGCTGCCACCAGATGTCTCTGCCACCAACCTGTATTCTGCACACAGGTGGCCAACTTGTACAATTCTCTATTTAGCCAAAGAACTTAGCTTCTGAACTCTTTGATTTAGCAAGCCGGTTTGCAATCTACAACCATGCCGTCAAGTTGTGACGAAACTACGTTTTGTGTAGTCTAGTTTATTTGCTCTAAACCAGTTGATGGAAATGCTTCTAatatgcattttcattttttcttctttattgcaacattttaaaagttttcttAAAATTCGCTTGAAAATTTGATGGAAACATGCCTACTGATTTGGCTGAACCTCTTCATCAGTTGTTAAGTCGTCATGTCATAAGATTTATCATATAAAGGAGTCCTTCAaacatttaaagctttaaacagACCGAGCGACATTGTGAAGTTTACCCAGTAGCTCTAAACTGCTGTCAGCTTTACAGACTGTCATGTTTCCAGTGATAGTGAATCCATGTCTTCAAACCAAAAGATTTACTTTGATTGTTAAGTGTCCACAAAACTAAACTGTTACACCCACCACACCGTGTAAAATGTCACATCTACAAACAAAAGTGCATACTGACTCACTGACTGATTGTGCTGTTTGCGAACATTCATGATTGTGTATGAGTGCAACTACACCACTGTTCGTTCAAAATAACAATGGTGGCTCCTAAAAAGGTTAGTGTACATGCTGCAATTGCATCAGTTATATCAGAACAGGAAAGTATTGCCTGCCCAAAAAGATTCCAATAACGGCTTCTCAGATGATTttgtgtaacaaaccatcttGTGTGTCAGGTTAATGTAGCAAAATGATGCATTTATGTTTGCCTTGCAAccattatgaattattatatGAAGCCAACTTTTCCAAACCCAATGGTATTCAATTTACAAAGATATAAAACAGCGTAAAGCAGCAAATCCTAACACTGAAGAGACTAAAACAACTAAACAATATTGGCTTGGAGTCCCAATACTTCACTATTGACTATGTATGTACAGTTTAAAGAGTCATATCAAATGCACACTGAGAGATAAGAAACAGCGGCAGTCCACTGGCAAGAAAACCTTACAGTCACATTGACTGTTGGGCCAGTGTAGAGCCCAGCTCTTTTTCCCCACAGCACCGCCCTATGTTGTGTACAGGAACCCGCTACAAGGGCCACTTGTATCTTGCCAGCCAATCCTCTCCATGCACCTTATCGCACCTGCTGTGGTAGCAACAGGCACAAAGTCTGCCGTTCAGTTTGCCAAAGCAAAATAAGACCAAATCTATTTACCTATCCCTTTTTGCGGTTACTCTATTTATCGATGgaataattgaaaataaatattgacCACAGAATATAAGGCAATGCTTATAAATCAATTAATGGAGTCGGACCAAAAAACACGACAGACATGGTTAAGGAGTAGACTCATGCCATGTATCTCAGGTCAAGTGGGAGTGGGCTGCTAGTGGAGCCCAGTGACAGGGCTAAACTTAGTGAAGCAACCTTTAGTCACTATGTTGGAACAGCTAAAAGAAGCTTAACACTCAAATCTTTGAATCAGGACTtaaaaatattaatgttaaaatgttaaagctAAACATGCTCATAGTTATTTCTAGTATTGAATTTGCCACATaatgttagctacagtaactgtaTGGGTAGTTGACTCCTATAATGGCAATTTATCAAGTTTATGCTACGTTACAGAACATTGGTTTTCGGCtattttgtttgaatgaaaTGACATAACGTGAATAAGCATGAATAAACATAACTAATGAATTAACTTGTCTTGAAACATTATTTCTGCTTGAGTCATGTCAGATTTTGTCTGATGTCAGGATTTCATAGGTCTCATGATCACACACTACTTCAAGATGTCATCTCCCACAAGTACAACTCCcacattttgtaataaaaactGCAATAAGTAATTTATTACAAAATACGGAGACATTTACTACGTTGAGTTTAGGCAAAGTGCAGCAATTGTTACAAAGTGGGGTGCTTACGACATAGTGaagtgaaaatgtatgtatgtatatttatttctatttattacAGAATATCATGTTATTACATAACGTGTTTAAactaaaatgtatgtataatccTGGGTAGCACATATAATCATGGGGGGGGGACTGGCTTTAGGTTGTACCCATGGGTGAATCAAGGGTATTGCTCAGTGCAGAAAAATGAGAATGAAATACAACAATAGTTTCAGTAACCTGCAGCACCAACTGAGGCAGTAACTGCTCTTTTGCCAGCCTTGAACTCATTCAGACAGAAGGGGAGCAGCAGCCATGACAGAATTATTACTCCCTCTGTCTTATGTTTTCTTTATGATCTCCTCATATTTGGGTGGAGGGTCGCTGTATGAAGGTGCTGAAGTCTCATCACCACTGCTTTCCAGGTGTCCTGTCACCTCTTCATAAGATGGAGGCGGTGTAGCACCGGACAGCCGCGAGGCCACCGAGTGGGACGAGTCCTGGACATAGAGGGTACAAGTGTTCTGCTGGTGGAGGCCATGGTAGTCCGACTGGGAAACTCCTCTTCTCTCAGCACCACTCACTGCCACAGTGGGCCGTGAGCTGGAGTCCTGCTGTAAGCTTTCAGTGTGCACTTCCCGGTGAACCAGAATGCGTGGCAGGCAGCGGTTGTTGGCCAAGTAGCGGTTCTGGGTGTAGGCAGGGCGACGACGAGTAGCCTTCTGAAGCTGGCACCTCCAAAGGAGGAAGAGGCCGATGATTATTAGCAGGGCAACGCCCAGCAGAGGAACCACCATGTAGACAGTGTCGGCACGCTCAGAGCGCCCCTCGCTGTTGCTGCTCACTGTGTAAACGCTGCGAGTTTTCCAAAACTCCATCTGGAAAGCACAAAGGAGATATTATGCATTTTTACACATAGGTTTAATTTTAAGCTATTTGTTTGAATCAAAGTCATGCTAAAACTGAAAGTGACACTAAAGTCAGGGTAGTACAGAAATGTGATTGCTGATCCCCTGCATGTATCCAACAACTATATAATAACCAGAGGGGTGTTTAATAAAGCAGTACATGTCAAATCTACATCACACATTGGCATTGGGATGCACTTGCATTGCATTACTTAAAATCTGAACTTAATATTTGCACAGTGCGTTTAAATACACTGCAATTACAATAAAGCTAATAGACAACCCTGGGCCATGGCTGCAGCTTCTTAGTAAGAAACGTTTCACCATTCCTTCTCTCTTTAATTGTTAAGAAATTCATTTACTAAAAATGCAGAACGTGGCACAGTCAAGCTGAAGTTatttacacaaatacaaaagaacCATCTAGTATGACACAAGTATATCCTAAAACCTAAAACGGGCTCTTTCTTTATTAATCTGGTTGTTGTAAATAACAGATGACAATTGAgataatacatttattacagTGGTTTTAGAAAATgcaaatctctctctcacatttaTTCAGACCAGAGATCAACATTCTATTTTACTAATCAGATTAACATAAAGAAGTACATATCTGAAAGGAGCCAATTATTCTCTCTGAAAAACTTCAGCGGCTACAATATTATGCGTTTACTTTGTTATTTTCAGTGCTGTCTTTTGTCATTCAAACATCCTGGGCAGCAAATAAAAGACTCTTAACATTAACTGGAGGAAAAGTGCATGGAGCGTAAAGGAGTATCACTCAAGCCAGTAGTGGTGGAAGAACTGCTCAAATccctaataccacactgtaaaaatactctgttacaagtataaatcctgcattgaaaatgttacttaaataaaagtatgtaagtatcatcaggaaaattaacttaaagtattaaaagtaagaGTACTTAATGCAGATAATTTCCCTATAAAACAATAAGATTAACATTTGTTGCAAGACTTAACTTGGCTATGACTAATATTTTACACTAACAGTGTATCAAATGATAATGTGTGATAgtaaagagataaaaaaagtTCTTGTCCCGATTGCTTGGCCTATGGTATTACTGCTTGCAGCTCTAGGACCATTACACCTGAAaatgacttacagaaggaccccaaagcaCTTAATATACAACCACACTGTACTACTGACTCACTGTGTACTTCTACTTTAGAGGATAACATTGTAATACTACATTTACCTGAGAAATGTTAATGGTTACGTTgcagatttagattagattattattaaaatgtgtagttcttgttttttctcattttttgttgctttttcaaaaaaaagttttggaccctttttctgacatttttgttactctTACATTTGACGCTTTTTCCCCGTACTAGTTtaacacttattcttggaattcatggacACTAAACCTCATTTTTgagtttgaaaagcagaaatatgctataaaattgaataaaacacccacaatGTAATGAAAGTAGTGTACTGATCCTTGATCTTACTTAAGAAGAGCATTAAATGGAACCATCaatgttcatttttgtttatttctgatataaacatttttttggaaaatggatcaaatttgacccataaAAACACTATTTGGTTTTGGGGGTCTTTAAATTATAAGTGCACATGTGCAGAATAAACAGTCATACATGTGGAAAGGACTGGACCAAATGCTGAATTTAACATGCTAGCACCCAGCTACCTGGTTTGGGTAAATCCCATCCCCTTTGAATAGTTCTGCCCATTTCCAGAACAAAGTAATTACTCACAAAGCGATCCTTGGCTCTAACTCTCTCTAATAGAAAGAGACAGGTAAGTAGGAAAAATGTGGTAATTGTTGCCTttatgtggttgtgtgtgtgtctcttttgtccattggtctctctctttgtgtgccTCACTGAGAGAAGTCAAGACAGTCAAAATCACCAGGAACctaggtgttttatttttgtaaaatatcaagCTGCACTGTGGTCTTCCTGTATCTAATTACCTGCCTGGCCTGACACATTTGCTTGCGTCTCACGCAAGAAATAGAGGAGACGCTGAAAAGATTACTGCAGCGCGTGAACGCTACGTCCCCGGTATGCACGCTACGTGNNNNNNNNNNGCACGCTACGTGCCCGGTGTGAACGCTACGTGCCCGGTGTGAACGCTACGTGCCCGGTGTCAACGCTACGTGCCCAGTGTGAACGCTACGTGCCCAGTGTGAACGCTACGTGTCCAGTGTGAACGCTACGTGCCCAGTTTGAACGGACAGATTGGATAATAGTAGGTGTTCATTGTCAGCATAATATTAAcgcttcccattcatttctatgGTAACAGCCATGGTAGCGTTGCAGGGACTTTGGAGAAGTGGGGTGTTGAGTCACCTGCTCATTAATTGCATAAAGTTCAAAATCCAGTCAATTTAATGCAAATGAGGTTTACCATAGTAACATGTGTCTCAGTTATCCACataaatgtgtatttgtctgttacATTAAGGCAACGTGTGAATTGTTTATAGTGTCGTTTAATATTGTGGATTAATCTGCAGTTTTCCATGCACCATAGCTGCATAGGCCAATTGATAGGCCTATCTATCCTCCCTGTCTTGTCCAGAAACGTAATTTctgttccaatttaatttaatatggCTTTTCAATTAACCACTTGGTTTACCTGTCTACCATATGAGTTACAGAGGAGGTACTTAAAATATCAGGCCATTTTCACCTGATTTTTAATGTATCCCATCcccttattttctgtgttcaGGTCcaggtcacaataaacaacctgagataaaatggagaaaagttATGTAACTTTTGTTAGAAAAACTGTTTTCTaacaaaagttacatagggggtacccaaaatatctgGTTGTGCTAGTCCTACTTCCTGTTTCTGTCCGAAGtttcataaaaaattaaaatgattgtgATGGCATTCATAAACAAGTTGAAAACAGAAGGGATCGATGCAGTGGTAGATGTGAGTGGTAGAAGGATAAGCAAGTATActataatatacatatttaaaatgtttttagtggCCGCCGCTGTCACTTCAGAAAAAACTATATCCTTATGAATGCTATATGCTTGTTCTGTAGCCTAttgataaaagtaaaaaattgtgAATGCAAATCAAATCTGTCGCAATATcctaaaaaaaattagaatGATGGTACAAGCTAGAGTATGACGGACACTGTTTGTCTAAATCAACAATTGGGGTATTTTTAGTAATCAAAATGTCTGCCTAACTAGCCACCTTTTCTAAAATACTGCTGTTTTGTGGAGTTGGTAGGGGTCTATCCTAACTTTTTTCACAATATTCACGGAAGCATCTATACAATGTAAGCAGTCCCCAAATAAATGTGGATCATCCcgaatttaacatttttgtttttctacaatatcaatatatttcaAAGTGACCGTAAGCATCAAGAAAACCTTATACACATGATTAGATTATAATTCATCAACCTTTTTATTCAAAATGATTCAAAACAAGATGCAAATCAGTAACATCATAAACCTAAACAAGCACTCACTCTCTGCAACACATATTGTCATCCCATCCAATGTTTGTTAAAATGTAACACTCTCCTAAAGAAACAGTCAATATGATGACAGTCTGTAACACAgccattttacattacattcattatACAAGACTTTTAAACACTTAACATATgttaacaaacaaattaacttttGGAGACTATATGGCTTGATACTGTGGTCTTTTGGACCTGCAGCCACTACTCCACCACTTGTTGACTGCTTTCTCTGCATGGAGACCATGAATGGAGATGTGCAGGAGGACGCTAAGCATCCAGTTAGACAGGCAAGAACTCCAGTCCACCTTTATTGTCTTCATGCTGGAGAATCCACCCTTGCAGCAAGATAAACTCATGGGGAAAACTTGTGTGATGCCCACCATGACCATCTTCATGTGCTCGAATAGGTGTTCCCTTCCAACAGCACCCTAAAGTAGCTGCTGACACAGCACCTTCTAGGTGCCTTTAGTGGAGGCCTTCCTGGAGGCCAGGCCTGTATGGGATGAGGAAATTAGGTGATGCATGAATTTATATGAATTACATCTTCTATTTAACTACTTCAATTACAGTAGTATAATGAGCACTGACCAAGCCTGGTGTaaacattcattaaaaaagtcagaaacaAACTTTGattgcagaaatataaaaacaaatatgtggcTTTACCACACTTTGTAGTATTtagattatttaattatttactgtaataaacatatgtaaacatgcggattgcactttttttttaactgtctttgaACGTTACTAGACagttaaataagtaaataagtatgtttttatatatatatattagtactGTCAAACGATTGaaatatttaatcgcaattTTTATCTACTCTCAATGTCCCTTGTGGGACataaatatacactcaccggccactttattaggtacacctgtccaactgctcgttaacaNNNNNNNNNNNNNNNNNNNNNNNNNTAATAACACTCAAAGAATTATTGGAAACCCCtgtcaatttctcattaatgcaatatctaatcaaccaatcacatggcaatCCATCTCCAATCCTTTAGGTTATAGTCCTGGTCCGACCATCTCCTGCACTCCAAACTGAAGtcaaatgggaaagaaaggtgatttaagcaatttggagcgtggcatggttgttggtgccagacggccggtctgagtatttcacatctgctcagttactggatTTCATCACGCACACCATTTgtgggtttacaaagaatgttttgaaaagggaaaacatccagtatgcgcaGTTCTGTAgcgaaatgccttgttgatgctagaggtcaggagaatgggccgactgattcaagctgatagaagagcaactttaaCTGAAATACCACTTGTTACAACCGATGtttgcagcaaagcatttgtgaagccccaacacgcacaaccttggcggatgggctacaacagcagaagaccccaccaggtaccactcatctccactacaaataggaaagaGGCTacatttgcaagagctcaccaaaattggacagttgaagactggaaaatgttgcctggtctgatgagtctcgatccAGACATAGATAGATTCAGAATTTGAATGAGAATATGGATCCATCATGTCTTGatcactgtgcaggctggtggtggtggtgtaatgtgCACTTTTGAATCAATGctacgtagaattaaggcagttctgaaggcaaaagggggtcaaacacagtatagTAGGGTGGTCCTACTAATCCTTTAGGTAAGtgtatacactcaccggccactttattaggtaccccatgagtaacgggttggaccccttttgccttcagaactgcctcaattcttcgtggcatagattcaacaaggtgctggaagcatcctcagggagtttggtccatattgacatgatggcatcacacagttgccaacagatttgtcggctgcacatcctgatgcgaatctcccttgccaccacatcccaaaatatgctctattggattgagatctggtgactgtgagcctttttgagtacagcgaactcattgtcatgttcaagaaaccagtctgtgatgattccagctttatgacatggcgcattatcctgctgaaagtagccatcagaagttggtacattatggtcataaagggatggacatggtcagcaacaatactcaggtagctgtggcgttgcaacgatgctcaattggtaccaaggggcccaaaagtgccaagaaatattccccacaccatgacaccaccacaccagcctgaaccgttgatacaaggcaggatggatccatgctttcatgttgtagacgccaaattctgaccctatatccgactgtcgcagcagaaatcgagactctcAGACCCAaggtttttccaatcttctattgtccaatttcgatgagcttgtgcaaattgtagtctcattttccgttcttagctgaaaggagtggcacccgatgtggtcttctgctgctgtagccatctgcctcaaagttgactactgtgcgttcagagatgctcttctgcccaccttggttgtacggtggttatttgagtcactgttgcccttctatcagctcaaaccagtctggccattctcctctgacctctggcatcaacaacatttccgcccacagaactgccgctcactggatgttttttttctttttcggaccattctctgtaaaccctagagatggttgtgcgtgaaaatccagtgattagcagtttctgaaatactcaaccagcccttctggcaccaacaatcatgccccgttcaaagtcactcaaatcacctttcttccccatactgatgcggtttgaactgcaggagattctcttgaccatgtctacatgccaaatgcactgagttgccaccatgtgattggctgcttaaaATTAAGTGGttgggtccaacccgttactagcatggggtacctaataaagtggccggtgagtgtatacaCTTACCTAAAGGATTAGTAGGaccaccatactaatactgtgtttgacccccttttNNNNNNNNNNctgccttaattctacgtagcattgattcaacaaagtgcaccattacaccaccaccaccagcctgcacagtgatAACAAGACATGATGGATCCATATTCTCATTCAAATTCTGACTCTATCTAAATGTCTggaatcgagactcatcagaccaggcaacatttttccagtcttcaactgtacaattttggtgagctcttgcaaattgtagcctctttttcctatttttagtggagatgagtggtaccggtg encodes:
- the prrg3 gene encoding transmembrane gamma-carboxyglutamic acid protein 3 isoform X2 produces the protein MAAAFLDGKDAHSVLKRFPRANGFLEELRQGNIERECGEESCSFEEANEVFENKERTMEFWKTRSVYTVSSNSEGRSERADTVYMVVPLLGVALLIIIGLFLLWRCQLQKATRRRPAYTQNRYLANNRCLPRILVHREVHTESLQQDSSSRPTVAVSGAERRGVSQSDYHGLHQQNTCTLYVQDSSHSVASRLSGATPPPSYEEVTGHLESSGDETSAPSYSDPPPKYEEIIKKT
- the prrg3 gene encoding transmembrane gamma-carboxyglutamic acid protein 3 isoform X1, giving the protein MCGSSLDLEMGGKAFIKRNEAFLDGKDAHSVLKRFPRANGFLEELRQGNIERECGEESCSFEEANEVFENKERTMEFWKTRSVYTVSSNSEGRSERADTVYMVVPLLGVALLIIIGLFLLWRCQLQKATRRRPAYTQNRYLANNRCLPRILVHREVHTESLQQDSSSRPTVAVSGAERRGVSQSDYHGLHQQNTCTLYVQDSSHSVASRLSGATPPPSYEEVTGHLESSGDETSAPSYSDPPPKYEEIIKKT